A genomic region of Trifolium pratense cultivar HEN17-A07 linkage group LG3, ARS_RC_1.1, whole genome shotgun sequence contains the following coding sequences:
- the LOC123918682 gene encoding trafficking protein particle complex subunit 2 produces the protein MATTACFIIVSRNDIPIYEAEVGVAAKREDAAQLHQFILHAALDVVQDLAWTTSAMYLKSVDRFNELVVSVYVTAGHTRLMLLHDSRNDDGIKSFFQEVHELYIKTLLNPLYLPGSRITSSHFDTKVRALARKYL, from the exons ATGGCAACCACTGCTTGTTTCATCATTGTTAGCAGAAATGATATTCCTATATATGAAGCTGAAGTTGGAGTAGCTGCTAAA AGGGAGGATGCTGCTCAGCTGCATCAATTTATCCTGCATGCTGCTCTTGATGTTGTACAGGACCTTGCATGGACTACTAGTGCTAT GTACTTGAAATCGGTAGATAGGTTTAATGAACTTGTGGTGTCCGTGTATGTCACAGCTGGTC ATACCCGATTAATGTTGCTTCACGACTCTCGTAATGACGATGGCATTAAGAGCTTCTTCCAAGAGGTGCACGAGCTTTACATAAAG ACTCTTCTTAATCCTCTATACTTGCCTGGCTCCCGAATCACATCATCACATTTTGATACAAAAGTCCGTGCCCTTGCAAGAAAGTATTTGTAG